A region from the Mya arenaria isolate MELC-2E11 chromosome 2, ASM2691426v1 genome encodes:
- the LOC128212434 gene encoding uncharacterized protein LOC128212434, whose product MRTRPRPYQNLHSDLHREQFSIYKMKWLIASMVGAVAIFLVLDSVVAQKPIRCFVCNSYFQKTCADWFNNGSYNQEPCDPGVTMCRKIVQEVYYDDQWNTRYIRQCAPSGEVGGDQGRECVERTGTYRVKMRYCHCDNQDGCNGAESVKIPMIAMLLPALTTLGLLFRKL is encoded by the exons ATGCGTACAAGACCCCGTCCTTACCAAAATCTTCATAGTGACCTCCATCGTGAACAATTTagcatttacaaaatgaagtgGTTAATCGCAAGTATGGTTGGCGCTGTAGCAATTTTTCTAGTTCTAGACTCAG ttGTTGCACAGAAACCCATCAGGTGCTTTGTATGTAACTCCTACTTCCAGAAGACCTGTGCAGATTGGTTTAACAACGGATCTTACAACCAGGAGCCATGTGATCCCGGAGTTACCATGTGCAGGAAGATTGTGCAGGAAG TATACTACGATGATCAGTGGAACACCCGATACATCCGTCAGTGTGCGCCATCCGGTGAAGTTGGAGGGGATCAAGGACGAGAATGTGTGGAACGTACCGGAACATACCGTGTCAAGATGCGCTACTGCCACTGCGACAACCAAGATGGCTGCAATGGTGCCGAGTCTGTCAAAATTCCCATGATTGCGATGTTACTTCCTGCGCTTACCACACTTGGACTTCTGTTTAGAAAGTTATAA
- the LOC128224209 gene encoding ras-related C3 botulinum toxin substrate 1-like isoform X1 has product MKSIKCVAVGDECVGKTCLLKTFVDNSYPHDLVPPTVLDEYKAVISVDDSDYEVNLFDTSGMEAYDRLRPFSYPMTDAILLCFSLISMASYKSVSSKWVPEVRHHCKDTPIILVGTKVDAREFSDRSEIVKNQQGRRLKKLVGARYYVECSAQTKMGIVEVFQDAVRAAIAPPVKQHGNGRCKLL; this is encoded by the exons ATGAAATCCATCAAGTGCGTTGCCGTTGGAGATGA GTGCGTGGGGAAAACTTGTCTTCTGAAAACGTTTGTGGACAACTCCTACCCTCACGACTTAGTTCCCCCCACTGT CCTCGACGAATACAAGGCGGTGATATCGGTTGACGACTCTGACTACGAGGTGAACCTATTTGACACGTCGGGTATGGAAGCCTACGACCGCCTGCGCCCCTTCTCTTACCCCATGACG GACGCCATCCTCCTTTGTTTTTCTCTTATATCTATGGCATCATATAAAAGCgtctcttcaaag TGGGTACCGGAAGTGCGCCATCACTGTAAAGACACTCCGATAATTTTAGTTGGCACCAAAGTTGACGCCCGCGAATTTTCAGACCGGAGTGAAATCGTGAAGAACCAGCAAGGTCGACGGTTAAAGAAACTGGTCGGAGCGAGGTATTACGTGGAATGCTCGGCCCAGACAAAGATGGGCATAGTCGAGGTATTTCAGGACGCTGTGCGCGCAGCAATCGCACCGCCAGTAAAACAACATGGAAACGGCCGTTGTAAATTACTTTGA
- the LOC128224209 gene encoding ras-related C3 botulinum toxin substrate 1-like isoform X2, with translation MKSIKCVAVGDECVGKTCLLKTFVDNSYPHDLVPPTVLDEYKAVISVDDSDYEVNLFDTSGMEAYDRLRPFSYPMTWVPEVRHHCKDTPIILVGTKVDAREFSDRSEIVKNQQGRRLKKLVGARYYVECSAQTKMGIVEVFQDAVRAAIAPPVKQHGNGRCKLL, from the exons ATGAAATCCATCAAGTGCGTTGCCGTTGGAGATGA GTGCGTGGGGAAAACTTGTCTTCTGAAAACGTTTGTGGACAACTCCTACCCTCACGACTTAGTTCCCCCCACTGT CCTCGACGAATACAAGGCGGTGATATCGGTTGACGACTCTGACTACGAGGTGAACCTATTTGACACGTCGGGTATGGAAGCCTACGACCGCCTGCGCCCCTTCTCTTACCCCATGACG TGGGTACCGGAAGTGCGCCATCACTGTAAAGACACTCCGATAATTTTAGTTGGCACCAAAGTTGACGCCCGCGAATTTTCAGACCGGAGTGAAATCGTGAAGAACCAGCAAGGTCGACGGTTAAAGAAACTGGTCGGAGCGAGGTATTACGTGGAATGCTCGGCCCAGACAAAGATGGGCATAGTCGAGGTATTTCAGGACGCTGTGCGCGCAGCAATCGCACCGCCAGTAAAACAACATGGAAACGGCCGTTGTAAATTACTTTGA